The proteins below are encoded in one region of Zavarzinia compransoris:
- the crcB gene encoding fluoride efflux transporter CrcB: MGNTVFAGYVVVFIGSGIGGMLRHCMGRLSLQVLGPGFPYGTLLINIAGSAAMGLVVGMFARSPPPGQSLQLFLTTGIIGGFTTFSAFSLDSVNLWARGQAAAAIAYALASVIVSCGALFGMLLLTRAWSD; this comes from the coding sequence ATGGGCAATACCGTTTTCGCCGGTTACGTCGTCGTCTTCATCGGCTCGGGAATCGGGGGCATGCTCCGGCATTGCATGGGCAGGCTCTCGCTTCAGGTCCTCGGCCCCGGCTTTCCTTATGGCACATTGCTGATCAATATCGCCGGCTCGGCGGCGATGGGGCTGGTCGTCGGCATGTTCGCCCGCTCGCCCCCGCCCGGCCAGTCCCTGCAATTGTTCCTGACCACCGGCATCATCGGCGGCTTCACCACCTTCTCGGCCTTCTCGCTCGACAGCGTGAACCTGTGGGCGCGCGGCCAGGCCGCCGCCGCCATCGCCTATGCCCTGGCGAGCGTGATCGTTTCCTGCGGCGCCCTGTTCGGCATGCTGCTGCTTACCCGCGCCTGGAGTGACTGA
- the msrP gene encoding protein-methionine-sulfoxide reductase catalytic subunit MsrP yields MLIRIRKAWDQLRDSEATPEAVFLDRRRLMTLAAAGTLFAVGACDAADGPARAEGAASGSTGAAPDPSASLYPAKRNPAFTLDRPLTEEQWASTYNNFYEFGTHKQVWAHADKLQTRPWAVVVDGLVAKPATFAIDELLARVSLEERLYRHRCVEAWSMAVPWTGFPLAALLAKVEPQSAARYVRFETFNDPAVASTQRQPFYPWPYVEGLTIEEAANDLAFLVTGVYGKPAAPQFGAPLRLALPWKYGFKSIKSIVRITLTDQRPVSFWQELGPDEYGFWANVNPAVPHPRWSQAHERVLGTEERRPTLLFNGYGEQVAGLYRGLEGEALYM; encoded by the coding sequence ATGTTGATCCGTATCCGCAAGGCCTGGGACCAGCTTCGGGACAGCGAGGCGACGCCCGAAGCGGTCTTTCTCGACCGGCGCCGGCTGATGACCCTGGCGGCGGCCGGCACCCTGTTCGCGGTTGGTGCCTGCGATGCGGCGGACGGCCCGGCCCGCGCCGAAGGTGCGGCCAGCGGTTCGACCGGGGCGGCGCCCGATCCCTCGGCCTCTCTCTATCCGGCGAAGCGGAATCCCGCCTTCACCCTGGACCGGCCGCTGACCGAGGAGCAATGGGCCTCGACCTATAATAATTTCTATGAATTCGGCACCCACAAGCAGGTCTGGGCCCATGCCGACAAGTTGCAGACCCGGCCCTGGGCCGTGGTGGTGGACGGGCTGGTGGCGAAGCCGGCGACTTTCGCCATCGACGAGCTTCTGGCCAGGGTCAGCCTGGAGGAACGGCTGTACCGCCACCGCTGCGTCGAAGCCTGGTCCATGGCCGTGCCCTGGACCGGCTTTCCCCTGGCGGCGCTGCTGGCCAAGGTCGAGCCGCAATCGGCAGCGCGCTATGTCCGCTTCGAGACCTTCAACGACCCGGCGGTGGCCAGCACCCAGCGCCAGCCTTTCTACCCCTGGCCCTATGTCGAGGGGCTGACGATCGAGGAGGCGGCGAACGACCTCGCCTTCCTGGTCACCGGGGTCTACGGCAAGCCTGCGGCCCCTCAGTTCGGCGCGCCGCTGCGCCTGGCCCTGCCGTGGAAATACGGTTTCAAGTCGATCAAGTCGATCGTCCGCATCACCCTGACCGACCAGCGCCCGGTCAGCTTCTGGCAGGAACTGGGGCCGGACGAATACGGCTTCTGGGCCAATGTCAATCCGGCGGTGCCGCATCCCCGCTGGTCCCAGGCCCATGAGCGCGTGCTCGGCACCGAGGAACGCCGCCCGACCCTGCTGTTCAACGGCTATGGCGAACAGGTCGCCGGCCTGTACCGGGGCCTGGAGGGCGAGGCGCTCTATATGTAG
- the trxB gene encoding thioredoxin-disulfide reductase, which yields MSERRHAKVLIIGSGPAGCTAAIYAARACLDPVMVRGLTPGGQLTITTEVENYPGFAEAIQGPWLMEQMEAQARHVGTTIIDDIIAEVDFGQRPFTLTGDSGTVYTADTVIIATGASAKWLGLASEQKFQGFGVSACATCDGFFYRGKTVVVVGGGNTAVEEALYLTNHAAKVTLVHRRGELRADKTNQRRLLAHPKVSVVWNSAVEEILGGEDPPGVTGVRLRNILTGEVTELPTDGFFVAIGHSPATELFKGKLPMDDQGYLLTAPDSTATSIPGVFAAGDVKDHVYRQAVTAAGMGCMAALEAERFLGQHEDERAAAAE from the coding sequence ATGTCGGAGCGTCGCCACGCCAAGGTGCTGATCATCGGCTCGGGCCCGGCCGGCTGCACGGCGGCGATCTATGCCGCCCGCGCCTGCCTCGACCCGGTCATGGTGCGCGGCCTGACCCCGGGCGGCCAATTGACCATCACCACCGAGGTCGAGAATTACCCGGGCTTCGCCGAAGCAATCCAGGGCCCCTGGCTGATGGAGCAGATGGAGGCCCAGGCCCGCCACGTCGGCACCACCATCATCGACGACATCATCGCCGAGGTCGATTTCGGCCAGCGCCCCTTCACCCTGACCGGCGATTCGGGCACGGTCTATACCGCCGACACGGTGATCATCGCGACCGGCGCCAGCGCCAAATGGCTGGGCCTGGCGTCGGAACAGAAATTCCAGGGCTTCGGCGTTTCCGCCTGCGCCACCTGCGACGGCTTCTTCTATCGCGGCAAGACGGTGGTCGTCGTCGGCGGCGGCAATACCGCGGTCGAGGAAGCGCTCTACCTGACCAATCACGCCGCCAAGGTGACGCTGGTGCACCGGCGCGGCGAGCTGCGCGCGGACAAGACCAACCAGCGCCGCCTGCTCGCCCATCCCAAGGTCTCGGTGGTGTGGAACAGCGCCGTCGAGGAGATCCTGGGCGGCGAGGATCCGCCGGGCGTGACCGGCGTGCGCCTGCGCAACATCCTGACCGGCGAGGTCACGGAACTGCCGACCGACGGTTTCTTCGTCGCCATCGGCCATTCGCCGGCGACCGAGCTTTTCAAGGGCAAGCTGCCGATGGACGACCAGGGCTATCTGCTGACGGCCCCGGACTCGACCGCGACCAGCATCCCCGGCGTCTTCGCCGCGGGCGACGTCAAGGATCACGTCTATCGCCAGGCGGTGACCGCCGCCGGCATGGGCTGCATGGCTGCCCTGGAGGCGGAACGCTTCCTCGGCCAACACGAAGACGAGCGAGCGGCAGCCGCCGAGTGA
- a CDS encoding 2-dehydropantoate 2-reductase → MKIAVIGAGGVGGYFGARLAQAGHDVAFVARGAHLAALQKNGLAVEGAAGSFLLPAVHATRDPASIGPADIVVFAVKMYDVAAAAALIGPLLGPDTLVLTLQNGVDAPHLLTRNLGARRVLGGAAYISAVIAAPGVIRVSVPSTRIEFAPVDGAVSPLAAEFADAGRAAGFGTVLGDDVDVVLWRKFCMLAAFSGVTAMLRSAIGPIREHAVARALLGDAVAEAVAVGRARGVALPDDMAATILRLLDAVPALMKSSMLEDLERHRPLEVEDLSGAIVRLGAELGVATPVHRAILGALVLHAAGVPG, encoded by the coding sequence ATGAAAATCGCCGTCATCGGCGCCGGCGGCGTCGGCGGCTATTTCGGGGCCCGGCTGGCGCAGGCCGGGCACGATGTCGCCTTCGTCGCCCGCGGTGCCCATCTGGCGGCCTTGCAGAAGAACGGCCTCGCGGTCGAGGGGGCGGCGGGCAGCTTTCTGCTGCCGGCCGTCCATGCCACCCGCGATCCCGCCAGCATCGGTCCCGCCGATATCGTCGTCTTCGCCGTGAAGATGTATGACGTCGCGGCCGCAGCGGCCCTGATCGGCCCCCTGCTCGGGCCCGACACCCTGGTGCTGACGCTGCAGAACGGCGTCGATGCGCCCCATCTCCTCACCCGCAATCTGGGCGCGCGGCGCGTGCTGGGCGGGGCCGCCTATATTTCCGCGGTCATCGCGGCGCCGGGCGTGATCCGCGTTTCGGTGCCGAGCACGCGGATCGAATTCGCGCCGGTCGACGGCGCGGTTTCGCCCCTGGCGGCCGAATTCGCCGATGCCGGGCGGGCCGCCGGCTTCGGCACCGTGCTCGGCGATGATGTCGATGTCGTGCTGTGGCGGAAATTCTGCATGCTGGCCGCCTTTTCCGGCGTCACCGCCATGCTGCGGAGCGCGATCGGCCCGATCCGCGAGCATGCGGTCGCCCGCGCCCTGCTGGGCGATGCGGTGGCGGAGGCGGTGGCGGTCGGCCGGGCCCGGGGTGTCGCCCTGCCGGACGACATGGCCGCGACCATCCTGCGGCTGCTCGACGCCGTGCCCGCACTGATGAAATCCTCGATGCTCGAAGACCTGGAACGGCACCGGCCGCTGGAGGTCGAGGACCTCTCGGGTGCCATCGTCCGCCTCGGGGCCGAGCTTGGGGTTGCAACGCCGGTGCATCGGGCCATCCTGGGGGCGCTGGTGCTGCATGCGGCGGGCGTGCCGGGCTAG
- a CDS encoding TonB-dependent receptor domain-containing protein has translation MKAVKEARGCATAVGLVLMVAAPGVRAEEVTAEELPTVVVSASGFEQKLTEAPASITVISAEELQSKRISSLADALAEVEGVDVGDSAGKTGGLNISIRGMGSAYTLILVDGRRQNAAGDVTPNGFGETRSSFLPPVTSIERIEIIRGPMSTLYGSDAMGGVINIITKKTGQTWGGSLSAETTLQEHSQFGGSRATEAYLTGPLIDGKLGLTLRGRYFERDASDISYVQANGATVIPSMGRNPVESDIYNLGGRILFTPMEGHDIGMEYEVNRQRYDNSQGQLGTLGAAGGYTEEQRYERDQFSAFYHGSFSFGRLELSLTRNETETIGRLIPSRMTTPGITPGGPRELRGDNTIADGKFLFELGNHYLTLGGQYWDAKMIDGVVLAPFTHEIRSVFAEDEWRLFEGLSLTLGIRHDDHDKFGGHTSPRAYLVWNPLDNWTVKGGVSQGFKAPDLEDLADGINGFGGQGRIPLIGNPNLKPETSTSSEIGVYYDNFSNFNANVTLFHNKFEDKLSSVTVDNCRVVASAGCVDIGPGWETAAPTFSKAVNVDEAETRGIEIAGRFSFLEDWSVTANYTYTETEQKSGTNAGWPLNSTPKHMVNGTVNWQATESLGLWLRGEYRSERFRRTSGTRNFAYEAFGDHKAYHLFHLGGSYQVMDGLKVSATIYNLLDEDFLEYRPYVSSTAGAIAYDNLYNNNQEGRRLWLATTFEF, from the coding sequence ATGAAGGCGGTGAAGGAAGCGCGCGGTTGCGCGACGGCGGTCGGGCTTGTGCTCATGGTTGCGGCGCCGGGGGTCCGGGCCGAGGAGGTGACGGCCGAGGAATTGCCCACGGTGGTGGTTTCCGCGTCCGGCTTCGAGCAGAAGCTGACCGAGGCCCCCGCCAGCATCACGGTGATTTCCGCCGAGGAATTGCAGAGCAAGCGGATTTCCAGCCTGGCCGACGCGCTGGCAGAGGTCGAGGGGGTCGACGTCGGCGACAGCGCGGGCAAGACCGGCGGCCTGAACATCAGCATCCGCGGCATGGGCAGCGCCTATACGCTGATCCTGGTCGACGGCCGCCGCCAGAATGCGGCGGGCGACGTGACCCCCAACGGCTTCGGCGAGACCAGGAGCAGCTTCCTGCCGCCGGTCACCTCGATCGAGCGGATCGAGATCATCCGCGGCCCGATGTCCACGCTCTATGGCTCCGACGCCATGGGCGGCGTCATCAACATCATCACGAAGAAGACCGGCCAGACGTGGGGCGGTTCGCTGTCGGCGGAAACCACGCTTCAGGAACACAGCCAGTTCGGCGGCAGCCGGGCGACCGAAGCCTATCTCACCGGCCCCCTGATCGACGGCAAGCTGGGCCTGACCCTGCGCGGGCGCTATTTCGAGCGCGACGCCTCCGATATTTCCTATGTCCAGGCGAATGGCGCCACGGTCATTCCCAGCATGGGGCGCAACCCGGTCGAATCCGATATCTACAATCTCGGCGGCCGCATCCTGTTCACGCCGATGGAGGGCCACGACATCGGCATGGAATACGAGGTCAACCGCCAGCGCTACGACAACAGCCAGGGCCAGCTCGGCACGCTGGGCGCTGCCGGCGGCTATACCGAGGAACAGCGCTACGAAAGGGACCAGTTCTCGGCCTTCTACCACGGCAGCTTCTCGTTCGGCCGGCTGGAGCTCAGCCTCACCCGCAACGAGACCGAGACGATCGGCCGCCTGATCCCCTCGCGCATGACCACCCCCGGCATCACCCCCGGCGGCCCGCGCGAACTGAGGGGCGACAATACGATCGCCGACGGCAAGTTCCTGTTCGAGCTGGGCAACCATTACCTGACCCTGGGCGGCCAGTATTGGGACGCCAAGATGATCGACGGCGTGGTGCTGGCACCCTTCACCCATGAAATCCGCTCGGTCTTCGCCGAGGACGAGTGGCGCCTGTTCGAAGGGCTGAGCCTCACCCTCGGCATCCGCCACGACGATCACGACAAGTTCGGCGGCCACACCAGCCCGCGCGCCTATCTGGTCTGGAACCCGCTGGACAATTGGACCGTGAAGGGCGGCGTCAGCCAGGGCTTCAAGGCCCCTGACCTCGAGGATCTCGCCGACGGCATCAACGGTTTCGGCGGCCAGGGGCGCATCCCCCTGATCGGCAACCCGAACCTGAAGCCCGAAACCAGCACCAGCAGCGAGATCGGCGTCTATTACGACAATTTCTCGAACTTCAACGCCAATGTGACCCTGTTCCACAACAAGTTCGAGGACAAGCTGTCCAGCGTCACCGTTGACAATTGCCGGGTCGTGGCTTCGGCCGGCTGCGTCGACATCGGGCCGGGCTGGGAAACCGCCGCCCCCACCTTCTCGAAGGCGGTGAATGTCGACGAGGCGGAAACCCGCGGGATCGAGATCGCCGGCCGCTTCTCCTTCCTCGAGGACTGGTCGGTCACCGCCAATTACACCTATACGGAAACCGAACAGAAGAGCGGCACCAACGCCGGCTGGCCGCTGAACAGCACGCCGAAGCACATGGTGAACGGCACGGTGAACTGGCAGGCGACGGAAAGCCTGGGCCTGTGGCTGCGCGGCGAATACCGCAGCGAACGCTTCCGCCGCACCAGCGGCACCCGCAACTTCGCCTATGAAGCCTTCGGCGACCACAAGGCCTATCACCTGTTCCACCTGGGCGGCAGCTACCAGGTGATGGACGGGCTGAAGGTCAGCGCCACGATCTACAACCTGCTGGACGAGGATTTCCTCGAATACCGTCCCTATGTCAGCAGCACGGCCGGCGCCATCGCCTACGACAACCTCTACAACAACAACCAGGAGGGCCGCCGCCTCTGGCTCGCGACCACCTTCGAGTTCTGA
- a CDS encoding Lrp/AsnC family transcriptional regulator, whose protein sequence is MTKVKLDDIDVQILDHLQSDGRMTNVDLARKVGISAPPCLRRVRALEESGYIKGYHAEVDAEALGFEVTVFAMVGLASQAESDLVAFEERVRNMPLVRECWMLNGEIDFILKIVARDLAEFQGFLTRELTPAPNVASVKTSFTIRNGKHAPGVPFGLPPRPARAR, encoded by the coding sequence ATGACCAAGGTTAAGCTCGACGATATCGACGTGCAGATTCTCGATCACCTTCAGTCCGATGGCCGCATGACCAATGTCGATCTGGCCCGGAAGGTCGGGATTTCGGCGCCGCCCTGTCTTCGTCGTGTCCGCGCCCTCGAGGAATCGGGCTATATCAAGGGCTACCACGCCGAGGTCGATGCCGAGGCGCTGGGCTTCGAAGTGACGGTCTTCGCCATGGTCGGCCTTGCCAGCCAGGCCGAATCGGACCTCGTCGCCTTCGAGGAACGGGTGCGGAACATGCCGCTGGTCCGCGAATGCTGGATGCTGAACGGCGAAATCGATTTCATCCTGAAGATCGTCGCCCGCGACCTTGCCGAATTCCAGGGCTTCCTGACCCGCGAACTGACCCCGGCGCCCAATGTCGCCAGCGTGAAGACCAGCTTCACCATCCGGAACGGCAAGCACGCCCCGGGCGTCCCCTTCGGCCTGCCGCCCCGGCCGGCGCGGGCCCGTTAG
- a CDS encoding LysR family transcriptional regulator, producing MDWDKLRIFHAVAEAGSFTHAGEVLNLSQSAVSRQISALEESLKVSLFHRHARGLILTEQGELLFRTAHDVFAKLAMAEAMLADSKDKPRGELRVTTTVSFGMLWLTPRIKEFVDLYPDIRVHLILDDDELDLGMREADIAIRFRAPVQADLVQRRLVQVTNHLYAAPSYLKRFGAPKNIDDLDNHAVLAYGAAVPQPLADVNWLLAKSPDPQKPRKPIFTVNNIYALMLAVESGLGIAALPDYVARGNTKLTQVLPDSAGPTFDTYFVYPEELRDTKRIAVFRDFMLRKVAEWGF from the coding sequence ATGGACTGGGACAAGCTGAGGATTTTCCATGCCGTCGCCGAGGCGGGCAGCTTCACCCATGCGGGCGAAGTGCTGAACCTGTCGCAATCGGCGGTCAGCCGGCAGATCAGCGCCCTTGAGGAAAGCCTGAAGGTATCGCTGTTCCACCGCCATGCGCGCGGCCTGATCCTGACCGAACAGGGCGAACTGCTGTTCAGGACCGCCCATGACGTCTTCGCCAAGCTGGCGATGGCGGAAGCCATGCTGGCGGATTCGAAGGACAAGCCGCGGGGCGAATTGCGCGTCACCACCACGGTCAGCTTCGGCATGCTGTGGCTCACCCCCCGGATCAAGGAATTCGTCGACCTCTATCCCGATATCCGGGTCCACCTGATCCTCGACGACGACGAACTCGACCTCGGCATGCGCGAGGCGGATATCGCCATCCGCTTCCGCGCCCCGGTCCAGGCCGATCTGGTGCAGCGCCGGCTGGTGCAGGTGACCAACCACCTCTATGCCGCGCCCAGCTACCTGAAGCGCTTCGGCGCGCCGAAGAATATCGACGATCTCGACAATCACGCCGTGCTCGCCTATGGCGCGGCCGTGCCCCAGCCGCTGGCCGACGTGAACTGGCTGCTGGCGAAATCGCCCGATCCCCAGAAACCGCGGAAGCCCATCTTCACCGTCAACAATATCTATGCCCTGATGCTGGCGGTTGAATCCGGGCTCGGCATCGCCGCCCTGCCCGACTATGTGGCGCGCGGCAATACCAAGCTGACCCAGGTCCTGCCCGACAGCGCGGGCCCGACCTTCGACACTTATTTCGTCTATCCGGAAGAATTGCGCGATACCAAGCGTATCGCCGTGTTCCGCGACTTCATGCTGCGGAAAGTGGCGGAATGGGGGTTCTGA
- a CDS encoding Dps family protein, whose translation MAKTTKSAAPKAATGSNERGIDIGLAEASRKTAAAILSAALADTFTVYLKTHNAHWNVTGPDFQQLHILFEGQYEELHGSIDEIAERIRALGVKVPASLAGFAQASSIAETATELTADEMVRDLLAANEQLVRNLRKAEADLGELDDIASADLMVARVAASEKHAWMLRSLLG comes from the coding sequence ATGGCAAAGACGACCAAGTCTGCCGCGCCCAAGGCGGCGACGGGCAGCAACGAACGCGGTATCGACATCGGCCTTGCCGAGGCCAGCCGCAAGACGGCGGCGGCGATCCTGAGTGCGGCGCTTGCCGACACGTTCACCGTCTACCTGAAGACTCACAACGCCCATTGGAACGTCACCGGCCCGGACTTCCAGCAGCTTCACATCCTGTTCGAAGGCCAATACGAGGAATTGCACGGCTCGATCGACGAGATCGCCGAACGGATCCGCGCCCTGGGCGTGAAGGTGCCGGCATCGCTGGCCGGTTTCGCCCAGGCGTCCTCGATCGCCGAGACCGCGACCGAACTGACCGCCGACGAAATGGTCCGCGATCTGCTGGCCGCCAACGAGCAGCTGGTGCGCAACCTGCGCAAGGCCGAGGCCGACCTCGGCGAGCTGGACGACATCGCCTCCGCCGACCTGATGGTGGCCCGGGTCGCGGCGTCGGAAAAGCATGCCTGGATGCTGCGCTCGTTGCTCGGCTGA
- a CDS encoding cation transporter, translating into MAPSSQTESDPALRRAVAAVALLNLAYFGVEFAVALAIGSVSLFADSVDFLEDTLVNLLILAALGWSAANRARAGMALSAILLAPAVATLWTAWDKFNAPLAPDPLPLSLAGAGALAVNLFCAALLTRFRRRAGSLTRAAFLSARNDALANLAIIAAGLVTAFLWPSAWPDLIVGLAIAAMNADAAHEVWQTARAEHAAAKP; encoded by the coding sequence ATGGCCCCGTCTTCCCAAACCGAATCCGATCCCGCCCTGCGCCGGGCGGTCGCCGCGGTCGCCCTGCTCAATCTCGCCTATTTCGGCGTCGAATTCGCCGTCGCGCTGGCGATCGGATCGGTTTCCCTCTTCGCCGATTCGGTCGACTTCCTGGAAGACACCCTGGTCAACCTGCTGATCCTCGCCGCCCTGGGCTGGAGCGCCGCGAACCGGGCGCGGGCCGGGATGGCCCTGTCGGCCATTCTGCTCGCCCCGGCGGTGGCGACGCTGTGGACGGCCTGGGACAAGTTCAATGCCCCACTCGCCCCCGATCCGCTGCCCCTGTCGCTGGCCGGCGCGGGGGCGCTGGCGGTCAACCTCTTCTGCGCCGCCCTGCTGACACGCTTCCGGCGCCGGGCGGGCAGCCTGACCCGCGCCGCCTTTCTCTCCGCCCGCAACGATGCCCTGGCCAATCTCGCCATCATCGCTGCCGGGCTGGTCACCGCCTTCCTGTGGCCCTCGGCGTGGCCGGACCTGATCGTGGGCCTTGCCATCGCGGCGATGAACGCGGATGCCGCCCATGAAGTCTGGCAGACCGCCCGGGCGGAACATGCGGCCGCGAAACCGTGA
- a CDS encoding pyridoxal phosphate-dependent aminotransferase produces the protein MAFIASSLARIKPSPTIAVTQKAAELKAAGRDVIGLGAGEPDFPTPDNIKAAGIRAIETNDTKYTAPDGTPALKKAIAAKFKRENGLDYTPDQVHVASGGKQVIYNAMMATLNPGDEVIIPAPYWVSYPDIVLLAGGTPVFIETTLDSGFKVTPEQLEAAITDKTKWIILNSPSNPTGAAYAHDDLKPLTEVLVKHPQVWVLTDDMYEHITFDGFEFVTPAEIEPALYPRTLTVNGVSKAYSMTGWRIGYAAGDTALIKAMAKIQSQSTSNPCSISQAAAVEALNGPQDFIAPRAERFKERRDLVVSMLNQAKGLKCPSPEGAFYVYPSCAGVIGKKTPDGKVIESDGDFAAYLLEAEGVAVVQGAAFGLSPYFRISYATSEEVLTEACTRIQRACAALL, from the coding sequence ATGGCCTTCATCGCTTCGTCCCTCGCGCGCATCAAGCCGTCGCCGACCATCGCGGTGACCCAGAAGGCGGCCGAGCTGAAGGCGGCCGGGCGCGACGTCATCGGCCTCGGCGCCGGCGAGCCGGACTTCCCGACGCCGGACAACATCAAGGCCGCCGGCATCCGGGCGATCGAGACCAACGACACCAAATATACCGCGCCGGACGGCACGCCCGCGCTGAAGAAGGCGATCGCCGCCAAGTTCAAGCGCGAGAACGGCCTCGATTACACGCCGGACCAGGTCCATGTCGCCTCGGGCGGCAAGCAGGTCATCTACAACGCCATGATGGCCACCCTGAACCCGGGGGACGAGGTCATCATCCCGGCGCCCTATTGGGTGTCCTATCCGGATATCGTGCTGCTCGCGGGCGGTACGCCGGTCTTCATCGAGACGACGCTGGATTCGGGCTTCAAGGTGACGCCGGAACAGCTCGAAGCGGCGATCACGGACAAGACCAAGTGGATCATCCTGAACTCGCCCTCGAACCCGACCGGCGCCGCCTATGCCCATGACGACCTGAAGCCCCTGACCGAGGTGCTGGTGAAGCACCCGCAGGTCTGGGTCCTGACCGACGACATGTACGAGCACATCACCTTCGACGGCTTCGAGTTCGTCACCCCGGCGGAGATCGAGCCCGCGCTCTATCCCCGCACGCTGACGGTGAACGGCGTCTCCAAGGCCTATTCGATGACCGGCTGGCGCATCGGCTATGCCGCGGGCGACACCGCCCTGATCAAGGCCATGGCCAAGATCCAGAGCCAGTCGACCTCCAACCCCTGCTCGATCAGCCAGGCGGCGGCGGTCGAGGCGCTGAACGGTCCCCAGGACTTCATCGCGCCCCGCGCCGAACGCTTCAAGGAACGGCGCGATCTCGTCGTCTCGATGCTGAACCAGGCGAAGGGCCTGAAGTGCCCGAGCCCGGAGGGCGCCTTCTACGTCTATCCGTCCTGCGCGGGCGTGATCGGCAAGAAGACCCCGGACGGCAAGGTGATCGAGAGCGACGGCGACTTCGCCGCCTATCTCCTCGAAGCCGAGGGCGTGGCGGTGGTGCAGGGCGCGGCCTTCGGCCTGTCGCCCTATTTCCGCATCTCCTATGCGACCTCGGAAGAGGTGCTGACGGAAGCCTGCACCCGCATCCAGCGCGCCTGCGCCGCGCTTCTCTGA